In the genome of Notamacropus eugenii isolate mMacEug1 chromosome 5, mMacEug1.pri_v2, whole genome shotgun sequence, one region contains:
- the LOC140503076 gene encoding large ribosomal subunit protein eL29-like, which produces MPFTKKRNKKGLKKMQASNAKAIKARAEAIKALSTKASKAKLLRPKIPKGRAQCAGPKMATKRPGSRVGIKCPGSRITKPDSQVAGTIDPKAAKSTDPKAAKPTDPNAAKPIDPNAARSDPKAAKVTKPSDSKAAKLTDPKPAESKPKDAGAEAASPKPSK; this is translated from the coding sequence ATGCCTTTTACCAAGAAACGCAACAAGAAGGGGTTGAAGAAGATGCAGGCCAGCAACGCCAAAGCCATCAAGGCTCGAGCAGAGGCCATCAAGGCGCTGAGCACCAAGGCCTCCAAGGCCAAACTCCTCAGGCCTAAGATCCCCAAGGGCAGGGCCCAGTGTGCAGGCCCCAAGATGGCCACAAAGCGTCCAGGCTCTAGGGTTGGCATCAAATGTCCAGGCTCCAGGATCACGAAGCCTGACTCTCAGGTTGCCGGAACCATTGACCCCAAGGCTGCCAAGTCAACTGACCCCAAGGCCGCCAAGCCCACTGACCCCAATGCTGCCAAGCCCATTGACCCCAACGCTGCCAGGTCTGATCCCAAGGcagccaaggtcacaaagcccaGTGATTCTAAAGCTGCTAAGCTTACTGACCCCAAGCCTGCTGAGTCCAAACCCAAAGATGCTGGTGCTGAAGCTGCTAGTCCCAAACCTTCAAAATAG